A single window of Nicotiana sylvestris chromosome 5, ASM39365v2, whole genome shotgun sequence DNA harbors:
- the LOC104236292 gene encoding large ribosomal subunit protein mL101 (rPPR4) produces the protein MASFIQKFSLKTKNIGKRATKKYLEDALYKNLFKEGGEENHVRKNLNQFLKSHKSAYKWEVGKSLKVLRQRKLYTPALKLSETMEKRGMNKTISDQAIHLDLVAKSKGIEAAETYFSNLPEASKNLVTYSALLNCYCKELMTEKAEALIEKMKELNLGLSSMPYNSLMTLYTKTGHPEKIPAIIQEMKAYDVMPDSYTYNVWMRALSSMNDISGVERVIDEMKRDGRVADDWTTYSNLASIYADAGLTDKAVKALKELEKKNACRNVTAYQFLITLYGRVGNLLEVYRVWHSLRLAFPRTANISYLNMIQVLVNLNDLPGAEKCFKEWESGCPTYDIRVANVLIGAYTKQGSLEKAEKLKEWARRSGAKPNAKTWEIFGDYYLQNGDIKSAVDCVDKAISTGRGDGGKWVPSSAIVRKFMSHFEQNKDVDGAEHFTEILKKAKDELGVDIFESLIRTYVASGKTSPIMRRRIKMENIELSEEGKRLLDSISVE, from the exons ATGGCGTCATTTATTCAGAAGTTCTCGTTGAAAACGAAGAACATTGGGAAAAGGGCTACAAAGAAGTACTTAGAAGATGCACTTTACAAGAATCTGTTCAAGGAAGGAGGCGAAGAGAACCACGTTAGGAAAAATCTGAATCAATTCTTGAAATCCCACAAAAGTGCTTACAAATGGGAAGTTGGAAAATCCCTCAAAGTCTTACGCCAACGCAAGCTTTACACCCCAGCACTCAAG TTATCAGAAACAATGGAAAAAAGGGGCATGAACAAGACTATTAGTGATCAAGCTATACATCTGGATCTTGTTGCCAAGAGTAAAGGGATTGAAGCAGCGGAGACTTATTTTTCGAATCTCCCAGAGGCATCGAAAAATCTTGTCACCTATTCTGCTCTTCTGAATTGCTACTGCAAGGAATTAATGACTGAAAAAGCTGAGGCGCTGATAGAGAAAATGAAAGAACTTAACTTAGGTTTAAGCTCCATGCCTTATAACAGCTTGATGACTCTTTACACAAAAACTGGGCATCCAGAAAAAATTCCAGCCATTATTCAAGAAATGAAGGCCTATGATGTAATGCCAGATTCTTACACCTACAACGTTTGGATGAGGGCTCTTTCTTCTATGAATGATATTTCTGGGGTCGAGAGGGTTATTGATGAAATGAAGAGAGATGGTCGTGTAGCTGATGATTGGACTACATATAGCAATTTGGCATCAATTTATGCAGATGCTGGCTTAACCGATAAAGCAGTGAAGGCACTCAAGGAACTGGAGAAGAAAAATGCATGCCGCAATGTTACTGCATACCAGTTTCTGATCACATTGTATGGTCGTGTTGGAAATTTGTTGGAAGTATATCGTGTATGGCATTCTTTGAGGCTTGCTTTTCCCAGAACGGCAAACATAAGCTATCTTAACATGATTCAAGTTTTGGTTAACTTGAATGACTTACCGGGTGCTGAGAAATGCTTCAAGGAATGGGAGTCTGGATGCCCAACTTATGACATACGTGTAGCAAATGTTCTTATAGGAGCTTACACTAAACAAGGCTCTTTGGAGAAAGCTGAAAAGCTCAAGGAATGGGCCCGAAGGAGTGGAGCTAAGCCTAATGCTAAGACATGGGAGATTTTCGGGGATTATTATCTGCAAAATGGTGATATCAAATCAGCAGTTGATTGTGTTGACAAGGCAATTTCAACTGGTAGAGGTGATGGTGGCAAGTGGGTTCCATCATCTGCTATCGTTAGAAAATTCATGAGTCATTTTGAACAAAATAAAGATGTCGATGGTGCAGAACATTTTACTGAAATTTTGAAGAAGGCTAAGGATGAGTTGGGGGTTGACATATTTGAATCTTTGATAAGAACTTATGTAGCTTCTGGAAAAACAAGTCCTATCATGCGTCGCCGGATTAAAATGGAGAATATAGAGCTGAGCGAAGAAGGTAAAAGATTATTGGACTCCATCTCTGTGGAGTGA